A genomic window from Deltaproteobacteria bacterium includes:
- a CDS encoding STAS-like domain-containing protein gives MKITLVKFGDLLISRPAGREAALVVQAYFQPATPDEPIELDFTGVQVVAPSWLDEFLQGLRRQFGNRVHCLPSNNPTVIESLAVMQ, from the coding sequence ATGAAGATCACACTGGTCAAGTTCGGCGATTTGCTAATCTCTCGTCCGGCGGGGCGAGAGGCGGCACTCGTCGTCCAAGCGTATTTCCAACCGGCAACGCCGGACGAACCGATCGAACTCGATTTCACAGGGGTCCAGGTTGTGGCACCCTCCTGGCTCGACGAATTTCTCCAGGGATTGCGACGCCAGTTCGGCAATCGGGTTCATTGTCTCCCGTCGAACAACCCGACCGTCATTGAATCCCTCGCGGTCATGCAGTAA